ATCCATAAAGCATGATGTATTTGGGAAACATCTTAGCGCGCAGGTCGCTACCGTTACCGGGAAAACTCCGACCTTTTCCGAGAACATTACCCGTCGACCGCCATTTTCCCCGGGCGTTCGAGCCCcagatatatttaatttaaaacaaacctCCACAGGTAGGCTCTCAGATTACGCGTTGAATAATCTCGTTTGATGTTATTCTATCTCACATTATCACCTTTACTGTTTAAATGAATAATGTCAATGACATTTGTATTTCGTTAATAACAATTTGATAGCTTTGTATAGAAATTCTCCTCAACCTATTGAGTAATTGGCTGTATAGATACTTAGGTAAATAATATCCAGATTCGCGGTAGTCTTTTGTTGGAAatgataagaaaatatataagaGTCTGTAAGCTACTCCTCAAATATTCTATTGATGTTTATCTTCGATCATGCGATGTGGAATAATTCGAATACACTTCGATTTTGTGAAGAAAATATACACACTGCCACAAACTCCTTACAATAATCAAATAGCAATATCTTTTGGGTCAATatctgatttatatttttaagaaggCGTCTCCAATATATGTTTCGGTTCAAATagatttattacaatttcattTGCGGGGAGTTGTCAGGATTGACATGATGACAAGAAAAGTGTAATCTGTGAGTGTGTTAGTTTCAGTTGATGTATTAATTGCTACAATACGAATGTGTAGGAAGAAAAGACATGCAGAACAAATAGCTATGGTTCAACTAAATAGTTGTAGcaataacataaatatgttATCTTCATTTAACTGCATAAAACTGTTACTGCTGAAAAAGCGAAGTTCGGCGGTTTCAGAAAACCCAGCTGGCACGGTTGCCTAGCAACCGTTGCTAGGCGCAGACAAACCTCAATGTTGGCGAATCATCCGCCATATTATCCGTTCGCAATTCTATATCAAAGATAccaaagtttattttgttttaaatatgagGGGGTGAGAGGGGTTGAACTTTGTTTTTATGTGGAACgctaaattcaattaagttaaTTCGTATAATATTACAAACAATATTACTCATGAATTGTGTGTTTTGTGAGTCATTTTAGTGTGGTGTTCTGGTATTCAGGGCTTTTTCATCGAATTTAGGAATATAAAGTGGAATATATTAACATAACCTAGTGAAGGTCCTaaatcctaaaaaatattttctcatttcaAAAATGGTACTTCCCTTCCAATTAGTTTTCTAACTGAAATGGAGCACAAGCAGGGTACCTAGCTACATTTTTTAATGTTgaactttttataattatttctcaCCCACGCTGGTTTTGTCGTCGGACAACCTACATCACATAGGTAAATTGAACTCTTTGAAGTGTAACACAAAATTACAttgtgggcaaagaaccaacctctggagtatgagggtgtgggttcgaatccaggtcaggcaagtaccaatgcaacttttctaagtttgtatgtactttctaagaatatcttggataccaatggctgataaaaaaggtgaaggtaGGTGAAggctattaagtctgaaatcaccgacccgcattgagcaagcgtggtgattaaagctcaatccttctccaagtgagaggaggcctgtgcccagcagtgttCCTTTATTTCTCATGCCTTCTAACACCGGCCACGGACTATGGGACGCCTGCTTTTAGGACGGCTTACGGCGGATTGGCTGACAGCCACCACTTACAGATCTCTGAACAATTGATGCAACGGACGTAAGCTTTAGTGAGCGGACGTCcgaaatcctactaatattataaatcctacTTCCTATAATACTAGAACTATAAAtcctactaatgttataaatgtaaaagtttgtgagaatgcaTGGATgtattgtatgtttgttattctttacgCAAAAATGGCTGGTTTGATTTCTTTGCAATTTGATATGTACTGTacataggtgataccctggattaacacataggctttttataaaaacaccacGCGGAACGTAGTATCTTATAcataactagcgacccgctccggcttcgaaTGGgaaaacagtatttccccactatttaatgtacctatattattttatatataaaccttttttttttttttttttttatcgacgtaaaatcatcaaatgacccctcccgctgtgggttagcagcggtgagggagtgtcagactcttactgactaaaatcgtcgtgttccgtcataggccttttatgtaccagggccgcggtatctctttcgaacaacccgcagcccaatatataaaccttcctctttaatcactctatctatttaaaaaaaaccgcatgaaaatcggttgcgtagttttgaagatttaagtgtacaaagggatatagggacagaagaagcgactttgttttatacttactatgtagtgatatgcAAGTAGGGATACGTGTCAGCCACATCCGATAATCTATTTCCttcaaagttataaaaaagttattttctcTAAATTCCAGAGACCTAGCAGCCCGGAACATCCTTGTGGACGGGGCTGGGATACTGAAAGTGGCAGACTTCGGCCTATCCAGGTCTGGTGTGTATGTGCACACGAGATCCAGGCCCGTGCCACTCCGGTGGTTAGCCCCTGAAGCTATTCTTCACTCCCAGTACTGCACAGCCAGCGATGTATGGGCATTTGCCGTTTTGCTGTGGGAAATCGCAACTTTAGGTAAGATTTTTACAAATAGGCTACTACTGGATtgcttaaataggtacttataagcTGATTTGGATCTGTCAAAGTCAGTAAACGCAATTAAAAATATGACCATTTATGTTGCATTCTCAATACATTCcctagagaaaaaaaaaattgtcggcGATAGAGCCTCCTCTTAAATTAAACAAGAGTAAAAAGTAACTTTCCGCTGAACTAGAACGAGAagcatattttaacaaaacatttatgTATTTGGACAAGTGTACACTGTACAGACGCCTCGgtgcaaatattattttaattttatgcaaatataaATTTCTAACACTAAGTCCCTTCAATTTCAGGAGGTTTCCCATACGCTGAGCTCAGCAACTTGCAAGTTCCTCCATTCCTAGCGGGGGGTGGGCGTCTTCCAAAGCCGGTGAGAGCCTCGCCAAGACTGTACCAGCTGATGGTGGAATGTTGGGCAGAAAACCCCATAGATCGCCCAACATTTGCCCAAATCGTGGATAAACTAACAGTTCAAAAGCAACTGTATGTAGACTTGGACTGCGTATTCCCTCCTTCTGAAGACGAAGTCGAGGGCCTAAGAGACTTCGATTTCAATATGGCGGACGCCAACGGTCAAAACGACCGGTGACCTATGTAAAgactgaatatttttattgttattattgtcaCCCTATTTGCACAGTACACGTTTGTGATAAATCAAAagatttgtattattattttcgagTAATTAAAATGTCTTACCTGATGTAAAATACCGTAACAGTGCCCTGAATTTCTCTACGATATAAAAGGGACAATATCTTAATCATCGGCAAGTATATTAAGCCCTCACCTTCACCTACGCAGacgtgatttattggtttattgccttaagtgtccAATGCagagcgatccccactcttccgccgagagctcaatatccgtgccgataactatacacacGTATGCCTTGTTGATCGAACACGGACTCATCAGTTACAGCGCTACACGTCAAAGCCAAAAATGAAATACATCAGTTGAGTGAATTTTTCGTGTGCGAGTAAATATGTGGCGGTtttctcaacaaaaaaatcagtcAATCATTTCTTGATTTTGATTataagcattttttttcaatacaacGCAGGTTGTTGTTAGTGGTTAATATTTGCGTTTTATACATACGGAGCCGCCACATCCCTAGAGTGTCCGTGTTTTGAACTCATACCACTTCAATTGTCACGCAATGCTAATCCAGCAAACGGTAGTGGAATCTTAAATCTATGCTTCTAACAGTGCTTCAAATTCACCAACAAGATTTTATTCAATTTGTGGTCAAATAAACTAATGCCACggtgtaatttatatttttccgTAAATGAAATATGTGCTCAAAGTATTGTGTCTATAGCCAataaaaaaaccaaaaattattaatttatttggctGCGAGTCGCTAGGAGTAGATCCATAAGTGTTTTTACCAAGAAAACATTTCACGCATGATTTCTTTTTATCTTGAAGTGACggttaattaatttttcatttaattacgTCTGATATTAAATACTACTAGGATTGAATACATTCTAACAAACGGACCAAATgatttctataatataaaaaaaaaataattagaaagtaagtaaatttttatgtaaaatcacaaacaaaaatcaaGTACTCGAATAAATAAGAttcattacatcacttttatcAAAACCTGGCACTTCCCAAGCACTATTGTGCTTGACATCGTTCAAAAGACTTAACAGTGAAAGGCgaaattggaaaaaaaaacataaccttTCCCTATTCTTTAAATACCTAAAGAAGCCTGGCAGTCGCCAGTTATGAACTACGGCCTGACGACTATGTAACCACCTGGGAAGTGCATACCCtatgaaatgaaaaaagaaTAGCTTGTGTCTAAACACAAACTGCAAAATTGCTACGGAACATTAAAAAAGGTATCtctcaaaataacattttaattataattttcctaTCTCTGTTATCCAGTGATACCAGATGTGATCTCTACAGCGCTAACACTATGCTCCATGACGGTCTCTGTAACTGCTTCTCGCTGGCCAGACCCTAAGAAAGACCCATTAATGTTCATAGCAAACCCAGTGGAGGCAGAAATGCCTAGCCACTGGGTACCCCTCAGCATCCTAAGGGCGAAGCTCGAAAGAAGGACAACATATGCAGCCACAACTACGGAAGAAACAAATACAGAAGATGCAACAGAAGATGCAACAGAAGAAACAACCACCGAAGAGCCAACCACAGATATTAATACTACACCAGAAGAATATACATATACAGATTCAGAGCTAGTACCCACAAAAGAAGTTTCATAGTcgataacattataaatgtgaattagagattgtttatttctttcatGGTTACGCTTTCACGTTGAAACTGCTAAACCGATTAAATACTAGGTATTTATTACAGAGATAGATCATTATTTAGTATTAGatagaagtagttccctcgacACAAGAGTAAAACTGTGGTAAACCAGTACAATGTACGCTAACTTAAACAAAAGCTACTAAAACTGAACCGCACAACCgaaatattttatctgtgtgccagtcaaattcaaaatcatttattcgaagttggctcataaatcagcacCAGTCGAAAACTAAAGGAAACCCCCAAAACATTCACCCTTAAACTCTTTCTACGTGTCCTTGTTGGAAAGGAGAATAACAAAtacaatgcatttttatttcattttaaacattGCTAAAACTAATCTTAtagcttaaaactaataaaggacATCAAAAAATTGTTCCACATCGCTTTGACTCGTTACTGTACCCAAAAAGCTAGCAGCATTGCCACGATTGATGACAATGCTTAATCGTTGTGCAAAATAAAAGCCTGCCTTTCAGAGATGTGTCATTAAACATGGTGCCTGACTTTGACGACGGGAGTGCAAAGAGCCAAGATCCGACGCAAATTCAGGAACAACCAGAAGGGGCactcgctccgcagaagtaatttgcGAACCAATTAAACTTTTCCGTGTTACTATGCAGAGCGATACATTCCTGTATTTGGAAGGAAGGGTTGGCTGTAAAGACTATGAAACCACGTTTGCGTTCAAGTCGGTGTTAGGGCATGCAACATTTTGTTTACGAAATTTCAAGAGGAGGTTAAACGATCAGTTGGGTTCCAGATCGCCATAGACAATGCCAAAAACGCCCGGTCGCGCGATTCCACAAGTCGCCAGTCGCCGCTCTGGCGGGACTCCTAGCACTTGTAGTTTGTGGGACTTAATAGGTGCTCATCTACAGctaggtaataaatattaagataTCAACATGCAGCCAAATATCTGACTAGAGGCAAACCATAGAATAAAAATCGACATTCCTCAATAATAACTGAATAAAGTATTTCacgcatcatcctccgagcctttttcccaaactatgttggggtcggcttccagtctaaccggattcagtatTTCACGcatgaacaaaatattaaattatacttGAAGTGATGGTCAATTGACTTTTCATCATTAATTGCAAATGATTTTCACTACGACGGTATACATTTCAACATTGAGACCAAATGATCTCTAGATAAATCTCTAAAAGGACACATTTTTAGACAGTTTTTggaaagtaagtattttttgtatatgtcgcagggatatgataaaaacgggaatttgatcaattccctaagggatttgatcaaatcatgGAGGAtgctaaaataacaacacgattttatcttgtccctaaacaaatctagtgaattgaacaaatccctaatttggttcagtgaaatgacaaaaaacatgtcagttcttGTCTTGTGCCTTTAAGAAATTCCTTTATGTAATTGACGATGtactacatgttttaataagtgattattacaaataggcatatcataagcaactaaaatatttttaaagaaatttttgttcattctttcaaaaaaatattgttctgagtaatggtgattttttatataaatatttccttgtactacacacacctgattatcataattataaagGTATATCTTACTaaataaacgtttaaaatatcaaagcaaaattattttagtcatttcactaaaccaatttagggatCGCGAATAAGTAGCGATCGGCAAAAACACTTCTAAAAGATCTTCACACTGTAAAACGTATCTCAATGAAacgttaaaactttattttccaGTGATACCAGATGTGATCTCTACAGCGCTAACACTATGTTCGATGGCGGTAACTGCTTCTCACTGGCCGGACCCACAAAATGATCCACTAATGTATATAGCAAACCCAGTGGAAGCAAAAATGCCCGGCCATTGGGTGCCTCTCAGTATCCTAAAGGTGATCCTACAAAAGAAAGCTATCCCCGGACCCTATAAGGAATCGGGAATTGTGCATCAAACGAAACGacctcaaaaatataaaataccagAAAAACCTAGGGGTCCTCAAAAGGATGAGATTTCTAAAAAACCGAAGGGACCTAAGAAAAATGTGGAAACAAATGGCAAGAAGAACCAGCCAAGTTCATCAAAAGTTCACTCAGAACAGAAGAAACCCCCAAAAGGGAACTCAGGCGAACATGACCCACCAAAAGGGAACACAGACGAAAATGACCCGTCACATGACAATCAAGAAAATGAAGAAGTAGTGGAAAATGAAAACACTGAACCACACACGGGCATGGAAAATCAAGAGGGAGGAGAAAGTCAAAAGGAAGAAGAAAAGGAAGAAGAAAAGGAAGAAGAAAAGGAAGAAGAAAAGGAAGAAGAAAAGGAAGAAGAAAAGGAAGAAGAAAAGGAAGAAGAAAAGGAAGAAGCAGACGTCGAAACAGAACCACCAGAACCAACAAAGAAGAAGAGAAAACGTAAACCCAAACATAATACACATCAAAACAGTCCCAGTCGCTAGCCttggaaaagttttttttcttaacagaACTTTTAAACTTATAATAACTAGGTATACATGTACTACTACCTATTGACATTATAtttacttactagcttctgccagcgacttcgtccgcgttaaatTCGGACTTTGTGTAAAGAGAGGAAGAATACTAAACACCAGCCAATCCaattctaaatctatgcgtacctactactacttcatctaaaaagaaataaaatgaaaactattatattaataaactagcttctgcccgcgacttcgtacgcggatcctgtcccttatgccagcgactacggggtcagcaaaatcaaagatctgaattgtctgatattgaattttaagggcccgttgacttgaaaacaacggaatacgcataaccattagaaacgttccatatatttaatttttgtactttaacggcaaaagcacagcagactaaacaaaacgctgagaactgaaccgcaatagacgtgaccatagggataaaagtagtgattctaattagtccgcatttaagttgtgtgtggtaaaatattacacgtattattacgtaaaaaaacattaaatagatgacaaagtcgtggtgacttaatgggagtcgtggtggtttagtgggtagagaaccaatctctcaaatatgagcgtgcgtctttgattccaggtctggcaagtgcctgccaatgcaacttttctaagttcgtatgtactttctacgtatattttggataccaatgaccgttatttggaggggatgttaaactgtaggttccggctgtcattaaacatttttggcagtcgttatggatagtcagaagccagtaagtcttaccaaggggtgttgggttgagcgggtaaccgggttgtggaggtcagataggcagtcgctccttgtaaaacactggtactcagttgcatcgtgactggaagtcgaccctaacataattgggacaaaggctcttgagataataacgacaataataatgagatataggcaccgcaggacatctgaggctgatgacggggaatagcgaccccgcggggctatatatact
The DNA window shown above is from Helicoverpa zea isolate HzStark_Cry1AcR chromosome 16, ilHelZeax1.1, whole genome shotgun sequence and carries:
- the LOC124637582 gene encoding histone H3.v1-like; its protein translation is MAVTASHWPDPQNDPLMYIANPVEAKMPGHWVPLSILKVILQKKAIPGPYKESGIVHQTKRPQKYKIPEKPRGPQKDEISKKPKGPKKNVETNGKKNQPSSSKVHSEQKKPPKGNSGEHDPPKGNTDENDPSHDNQENEEVVENENTEPHTGMENQEGGESQKEEEKEEEKEEEKEEEKEEEKEEEKEEEKEEEKEEADVETEPPEPTKKKRKRKPKHNTHQNSPSR